A single region of the Vibrio cyclitrophicus genome encodes:
- the tuf gene encoding elongation factor Tu — MSKEKFERTKPHVNVGTIGHVDHGKTTLTAAICTTLAKVYGGVAKDFASIDNAPEERERGITIATSHVEYDTPERHYAHVDCPGHADYVKNMITGAAQMDGGILVVAATDGPMPQTREHILLGRQVGIPYIIVFMNKCDMVDDEELLELVEMEVRELLSEYEYPGDDLPVIQGSALGALNGEKQWEDKIVELAEALDSYIPLPERAVDLPFLLPIEDVFSIQGRGTVVTGRIERGILRVGDEVEIVGIKETTLTTCTGVEMFRKLLDEGRAGENVGALLRGTKRDDVERGQVLSAKGSINPHTKFESEVYVLSKDEGGRHTPFFKGYRPQFYFRTTDVTGDITLPEGVEMVMPGDNVQMTVELIAPIAMDEGLRFAIREGGRTVGAGVVAKIFA; from the coding sequence GTGTCTAAAGAAAAATTTGAACGTACGAAACCGCACGTAAACGTTGGTACTATCGGCCACGTTGACCACGGTAAAACAACTCTAACTGCTGCTATCTGTACTACACTTGCAAAAGTGTACGGCGGTGTTGCTAAAGATTTCGCATCTATCGATAACGCTCCAGAAGAGCGCGAGCGCGGTATCACAATCGCAACTTCTCACGTTGAGTACGATACTCCTGAACGTCACTACGCACACGTAGACTGTCCTGGACACGCCGATTATGTTAAAAACATGATCACTGGTGCTGCTCAAATGGACGGCGGTATCCTAGTTGTTGCTGCTACAGATGGCCCTATGCCACAAACTCGTGAGCACATCCTACTTGGTCGTCAAGTTGGTATCCCTTACATCATCGTATTCATGAACAAATGTGACATGGTTGATGACGAAGAGCTACTTGAGCTAGTAGAAATGGAAGTTCGTGAACTTCTTTCTGAGTACGAGTACCCAGGAGACGACCTTCCAGTAATTCAAGGTTCTGCACTTGGCGCTCTAAACGGCGAAAAGCAGTGGGAAGACAAGATCGTTGAGCTTGCAGAAGCACTAGATTCTTACATTCCACTTCCAGAGCGTGCTGTTGATCTACCGTTCCTACTTCCTATTGAAGATGTATTCTCAATCCAAGGTCGTGGTACAGTAGTTACTGGTCGTATCGAGCGCGGTATCCTACGCGTAGGTGACGAAGTAGAAATCGTTGGTATCAAAGAAACGACTCTTACTACTTGTACTGGTGTTGAAATGTTCCGTAAGCTGCTTGACGAAGGTCGTGCAGGTGAGAACGTTGGTGCACTTCTACGTGGTACTAAGCGTGATGACGTTGAACGTGGCCAAGTACTTTCTGCTAAAGGTTCAATCAACCCACACACTAAGTTTGAGTCTGAAGTATACGTACTTTCTAAAGACGAAGGCGGCCGTCACACTCCTTTCTTCAAGGGTTACCGTCCACAGTTCTACTTCCGTACAACTGACGTAACAGGCGACATCACTCTACCAGAAGGCGTAGAAATGGTAATGCCAGGTGACAACGTTCAAATGACTGTTGAGCTAATCGCTCCAATCGCAATGGACGAAGGTCTACGTTTCGCAATCCGCGAAGGTGGCCGTACAGTTGGTGCTGGTGTTGTAGCTAAAATCTTCGCTTAA
- the rpsL gene encoding 30S ribosomal protein S12, translating into MATINQLVRKPRVKQVVKSNVPALEACPQKRGVCTRVYTTTPKKPNSALRKVCRVRLTNGFEVTSYIGGEGHNLQEHSVVLIRGGRVKDLPGVRYHTVRGALDCAGVNDRKQGRSKYGVKRPKS; encoded by the coding sequence ATGGCAACTATTAACCAGTTGGTTCGCAAGCCTCGTGTAAAGCAAGTTGTTAAAAGCAACGTGCCTGCACTAGAAGCGTGCCCACAAAAACGTGGTGTATGTACTCGTGTTTACACTACTACACCTAAAAAACCTAACTCGGCACTACGTAAAGTATGTCGTGTACGTCTAACCAACGGTTTCGAAGTAACTTCGTACATCGGTGGTGAAGGTCACAACCTTCAAGAGCACAGTGTTGTACTAATCCGTGGCGGTCGTGTAAAAGACCTTCCGGGTGTTCGTTACCACACTGTTCGCGGCGCGCTAGACTGTGCTGGCGTTAACGACCGTAAACAAGGTCGTTCTAAGTACGGTGTGAAACGTCCTAAGTCTTAA
- the rpsJ gene encoding 30S ribosomal protein S10: MQNQRIRIRLKAFDYKLIDASTAEIVETAKRTGAQVRGPIPLPTRKERFTVLTSPHVNKDARDQYEIRTHKRLIDIVEPTDKTVDALMRLDLAAGVDVQISLG; encoded by the coding sequence ATGCAGAACCAACGTATTCGTATCCGCCTTAAAGCGTTTGATTACAAGCTAATCGATGCTTCAACTGCGGAAATCGTTGAAACAGCAAAACGTACTGGCGCACAGGTTCGTGGTCCTATTCCACTTCCTACTCGTAAAGAGCGTTTCACTGTTCTTACCTCTCCACACGTCAACAAAGATGCACGTGATCAGTACGAAATTCGTACTCACAAGCGTTTGATCGACATCGTTGAGCCAACAGATAAAACTGTTGATGCTCTAATGCGTCTTGATCTTGCAGCTGGCGTTGATGTTCAAATCAGCCTAGGTTAA
- the rpsG gene encoding 30S ribosomal protein S7, with protein MPRRRVIGQRKILPDPKFKSELLAKFVNILMVDGKKSTAEKIVYTALDSMAEKSGKDHLAVFEEALENVRPAVEVKSRRVGGSTYQVPVEVRPVRRNALAMRWVVEAARKRGEKSMAQRLAAEMLDASENKGTAVKKREDVHRMADANKAFAHYRW; from the coding sequence ATGCCACGTCGTCGCGTAATAGGTCAGCGTAAGATCCTTCCAGATCCTAAGTTCAAATCTGAATTGCTGGCAAAATTCGTTAACATCCTTATGGTTGACGGAAAGAAATCTACTGCAGAGAAAATCGTTTACACTGCACTAGATTCAATGGCTGAGAAGTCTGGTAAAGACCACTTAGCTGTATTTGAAGAAGCTCTTGAAAATGTTCGCCCAGCGGTAGAAGTTAAATCTCGCCGTGTAGGTGGTTCAACTTACCAAGTACCTGTAGAAGTTCGTCCGGTTCGCCGTAACGCTCTTGCTATGCGTTGGGTAGTTGAAGCTGCGCGTAAGCGTGGTGAAAAATCTATGGCTCAACGCCTAGCTGCTGAAATGCTAGACGCGTCTGAGAACAAAGGTACTGCGGTTAAGAAACGTGAAGACGTTCACCGCATGGCTGACGCAAACAAAGCGTTCGCACATTACCGTTGGTAA
- the dsrH gene encoding sulfurtransferase complex subunit TusB, protein MLHIVKSVDKFKLALTYSQPQDQFLLVEDAVYVCLPNHELFTQICAVEQVSVLKPDLDSRGLQLLVSSTIDQVDFDGFVKLTVLNDKSVTW, encoded by the coding sequence ATGCTTCATATCGTAAAATCAGTCGACAAATTTAAACTCGCATTAACCTATTCTCAGCCACAGGATCAGTTTCTTTTGGTGGAAGATGCGGTGTATGTTTGCCTTCCAAATCATGAGTTATTTACTCAAATCTGCGCAGTAGAGCAGGTATCAGTCTTAAAACCAGATCTCGATAGCCGAGGTTTACAACTACTTGTCTCAAGTACCATTGATCAAGTTGACTTCGATGGCTTCGTTAAACTGACGGTTTTAAACGACAAATCAGTGACTTGGTAA
- the fusA gene encoding elongation factor G, translating to MARKTPIEQYRNIGIVAHVDAGKTTTSERILFYTGLSHKIGEVHDGAATMDWMEQEQERGITITSAATTTFWRGMEAQFSDHRINIIDTPGHVDFTIEVERSLRVLDGAVVVFCGSSGVEPQSETVWRQADKYQVPRMVFVNKMDRTGADFLRVVEQIKDRLGATPVPIQLNIGAEENFQGVVDLIKMKAINWNEADQGMTFTYEDIPADMQEMAEEYRTELVEAAAEANEELMDKYLEEGELTEAEIKQGLRTRTLNNEIVLATCGSAFKNKGVQAVLDAVVDFLPSPVDVPAIKGIDEDENEVERHADDKEPFSALAFKIATDPFVGTLTFIRVYSGVVESGKTAYNSVKKQRERLGRIVQMHSNKREEVKEVRAGDIAAIIGLKDVTTGETLCDQNHKIVLERMEFPDPVIQIVVEPSSQADQDKMTIALGKLAAEDPSFRVDMDAETGQTLISGMGELHLDIIVDRMKREFSVNCNVGNPQVAYRETIRGTAKAEGKFIREHGGKGQYGHVWLKLEPSEAGEGFVFVDEIANGIVPKEFIASVAKGVEEQMNNGVLAGYPVLDIKATLYDGSYHETDSSEMAFTIAASMAFRAGALEAQPVLLEPMMKVEVTTPEDWMGDVVGDINRRRGIIEGMDEGTAGLKIIRAQVPLSVMFGYATDLRSATQGRASYSMEFSEYAEVPNNVAKAIIAERG from the coding sequence GTGGCTCGTAAAACTCCTATAGAGCAATACCGTAATATCGGTATCGTTGCTCACGTAGATGCAGGTAAAACAACCACAAGTGAACGTATTCTGTTCTATACCGGCCTTTCTCACAAAATCGGCGAAGTTCACGATGGTGCAGCAACCATGGACTGGATGGAGCAAGAGCAAGAGCGCGGTATTACGATCACTTCAGCAGCAACCACTACGTTTTGGCGTGGTATGGAAGCTCAGTTCTCGGACCACCGTATCAACATCATTGACACTCCTGGACACGTTGACTTCACAATCGAAGTAGAACGTTCTCTGCGTGTTCTTGATGGTGCAGTTGTTGTGTTCTGTGGCTCCTCTGGTGTTGAACCTCAGTCAGAGACAGTATGGCGTCAAGCTGATAAGTACCAAGTTCCACGTATGGTTTTCGTTAATAAAATGGACCGTACAGGCGCAGATTTCTTGCGCGTAGTTGAACAGATCAAGGACCGCCTAGGCGCAACTCCTGTTCCAATTCAACTGAACATTGGTGCTGAAGAAAACTTCCAAGGCGTTGTCGATCTTATCAAGATGAAGGCAATTAACTGGAACGAAGCTGACCAAGGCATGACTTTCACGTACGAAGATATTCCTGCAGACATGCAAGAAATGGCTGAAGAATATCGCACAGAACTTGTTGAAGCTGCTGCAGAAGCAAATGAAGAGCTGATGGATAAGTACCTTGAAGAAGGTGAACTAACAGAAGCTGAAATCAAACAAGGTCTTCGTACTCGTACCCTTAATAATGAAATCGTACTTGCTACTTGTGGTAGTGCATTCAAAAACAAAGGTGTACAAGCTGTTCTAGATGCAGTTGTTGATTTCCTTCCTTCTCCAGTCGATGTACCTGCAATTAAAGGTATCGATGAAGACGAGAATGAAGTAGAGCGTCACGCAGACGACAAAGAACCGTTCTCGGCGCTAGCATTTAAGATTGCAACAGACCCATTCGTTGGTACTTTAACTTTCATCCGTGTTTACTCTGGTGTTGTAGAAAGCGGTAAAACTGCTTACAACTCTGTGAAGAAACAACGTGAGCGTTTAGGTCGCATTGTTCAAATGCACTCAAACAAACGTGAAGAAGTAAAAGAAGTACGAGCAGGTGACATCGCAGCCATCATTGGCCTGAAAGATGTGACCACTGGTGAAACGCTATGTGATCAGAACCATAAGATTGTTCTTGAGCGCATGGAATTCCCAGACCCAGTTATTCAGATCGTTGTAGAGCCAAGCTCTCAAGCTGATCAAGATAAAATGACTATCGCTCTAGGTAAACTAGCAGCGGAAGACCCATCGTTCCGCGTTGATATGGATGCGGAAACAGGCCAGACACTGATTTCTGGTATGGGTGAACTACACTTAGATATCATCGTTGACCGTATGAAACGTGAATTTAGCGTGAACTGCAACGTTGGTAACCCGCAAGTGGCTTACCGTGAAACGATTCGTGGTACAGCGAAAGCGGAAGGTAAATTTATCCGTGAACATGGTGGTAAAGGTCAGTACGGTCATGTATGGCTTAAACTAGAACCATCAGAAGCTGGAGAAGGCTTTGTCTTTGTGGATGAAATTGCCAATGGTATCGTACCGAAAGAGTTTATCGCTTCAGTTGCTAAAGGCGTTGAAGAGCAGATGAACAATGGTGTACTTGCTGGCTATCCAGTTTTGGATATCAAAGCTACACTATATGATGGTTCTTACCATGAAACAGATTCAAGTGAGATGGCGTTTACAATCGCTGCCTCTATGGCTTTCAGAGCGGGTGCACTTGAAGCGCAACCTGTTCTGCTTGAGCCTATGATGAAAGTTGAAGTAACTACTCCAGAAGACTGGATGGGTGACGTTGTTGGCGATATTAACCGTCGTCGCGGCATCATCGAAGGTATGGACGAGGGGACAGCTGGCCTGAAGATAATTCGTGCACAAGTTCCGTTGTCTGTCATGTTCGGTTACGCAACTGATTTACGTTCTGCGACACAAGGTCGTGCTTCTTACTCTATGGAGTTTAGTGAGTACGCTGAAGTGCCTAACAATGTTGCAAAAGCAATCATTGCAGAGCGTGGTTAA